Proteins encoded in a region of the Halioglobus maricola genome:
- a CDS encoding FxsA family protein has translation MRLFFLLLPWLELFTLIQLGVETSALTAIFYVLATFVLGLAVLRRQGVEMFNQMRNAQQGGVLGRQLLVDDMAVGLAGVLLAFPGMITDFVALCVLIGPLRRRLARLFGAPEPEPYRPQYDQSADSAIEGQYTRVDDERTP, from the coding sequence ATGCGACTATTTTTTCTACTCCTGCCATGGCTGGAGTTATTTACCCTGATTCAACTGGGCGTTGAGACCAGTGCGCTGACGGCAATTTTCTATGTCCTGGCCACTTTTGTGCTCGGGCTGGCGGTACTGCGCCGGCAGGGCGTAGAGATGTTCAATCAGATGCGCAATGCGCAGCAGGGTGGCGTGCTGGGGCGCCAATTGCTGGTTGATGACATGGCCGTTGGCTTGGCCGGCGTGCTGCTGGCTTTCCCTGGTATGATCACTGACTTCGTCGCCCTGTGTGTGCTGATAGGCCCTCTGCGCAGACGCCTGGCGCGGCTGTTTGGCGCACCTGAGCCGGAGCCGTATCGCCCCCAGTACGACCAATCTGCCGATTCGGCTATCGAGGGACAGTACACCCGGGTCGATGACGAGAGAACCCCCTAA
- a CDS encoding DUF481 domain-containing protein, which translates to MLHTITWLGAAIRPAHPILLLFAFILLPQYALADRIYFTDGESITGTMVGIEEGKVLWTSAMLGDLNIELRHVDYIESGDHFDLRLTGTELHNCWMFIQREKQHLHCDEGVRPLADWKLVVAAGESLIDAPPVLQQKGSVILALEDSSGNSDIAKYDLNARSEIRLLDTRHTLALRYQDESADGEKTRESWLGSYQYDQFFTDQWFATGNAFYETDEFRDLDERYSMGVGMGYQFLETAYFDLLGKGTLNYVNEDFTTGESRSRPAFLWNLDFAWRIDGDGMELFHRHAILQSFEQGTDYELNTTTGFKYPISGQLSSVVQLEYNYDNLPAEEAIDKVDRKWSVGVNYAF; encoded by the coding sequence ATGCTCCACACAATAACCTGGCTCGGCGCCGCTATTCGGCCGGCGCACCCAATCCTGCTGTTGTTTGCATTCATTCTCCTGCCCCAGTACGCACTCGCTGATCGCATTTATTTTACTGACGGTGAGTCTATCACCGGCACCATGGTCGGAATAGAAGAGGGCAAGGTGCTCTGGACTTCGGCGATGCTGGGTGATCTCAATATCGAACTGCGTCATGTCGACTATATCGAGAGCGGAGATCATTTCGATTTAAGACTCACCGGCACGGAGTTGCACAACTGCTGGATGTTTATTCAGCGCGAGAAGCAGCACCTGCACTGCGATGAGGGCGTGCGGCCACTGGCAGACTGGAAACTGGTGGTAGCTGCGGGTGAAAGCCTGATAGACGCCCCGCCGGTTCTGCAGCAAAAGGGCTCCGTCATTCTGGCGCTGGAGGACTCTTCCGGCAATAGCGATATTGCCAAGTACGATTTGAATGCCCGCAGCGAGATACGCTTGCTCGACACACGGCATACGCTGGCCCTTCGCTATCAGGACGAGAGTGCCGACGGCGAAAAAACCCGTGAATCCTGGCTCGGCAGTTACCAGTATGACCAATTTTTTACCGACCAGTGGTTCGCCACGGGGAACGCATTCTATGAGACGGACGAATTTCGTGATTTGGATGAGCGATATTCAATGGGTGTGGGAATGGGTTACCAGTTCCTGGAGACGGCCTATTTTGATCTGCTTGGCAAGGGCACGCTCAACTACGTCAATGAAGATTTTACAACCGGCGAATCGCGCAGCCGACCGGCGTTTCTGTGGAACCTCGACTTCGCATGGCGCATAGACGGCGATGGTATGGAGCTGTTCCATCGTCATGCGATATTGCAGTCCTTTGAGCAGGGCACTGATTACGAACTCAATACCACCACCGGCTTCAAATATCCCATTAGCGGACAGCTCAGCTCGGTGGTGCAGTTGGAATACAATTACGACAACCTGCCCGCTGAAGAGGCCATCGATAAGGTAGACCGGAAGTGGTCGGTAGGAGTGAACTACGCCTTCTAG
- the groL gene encoding chaperonin GroEL (60 kDa chaperone family; promotes refolding of misfolded polypeptides especially under stressful conditions; forms two stacked rings of heptamers to form a barrel-shaped 14mer; ends can be capped by GroES; misfolded proteins enter the barrel where they are refolded when GroES binds), producing MSKDVFFGDDARSRMLNGVNVLADAVKATLGPKGRNVILDKAFGAPTVTKDGVSVAKEIELADKFENMGAQMVKEVASQASDAAGDGTTTATVLAQSIVNEGLKSVAAGMNPMDLKRGIDKAVAAAVEQVSTASIPCADTKAIAQVGTISANSDVQVGDIIAEAMEKVGKEGVITVEEGSGLENELDVVEGMQFDRGYLSPYFINNQDSMSVEAEAPFILLVDKKISNIRELLPLLEQVAKASKPLVIIAEDVEGEALATLVVNNMRGIVKVAACKAPGFGDRRKAMLQDIAILTGGTVISEEVGMDLESATLEHLGSAKRVTMDKDNSTIIDGAGDHGAITARVNEVRTQIENTSSDYDREKLQERVAKLAGGVAVIKVGAATEIEMKEKKARVEDALHATRAAVEEGVVAGGGVALVRAIAAIAELKGDNEDQNHGIAAALRAMEGPLRQIVGNAGDEASVVLDKIRQGEGNFGYNAATGEYGDMIEMGILDPAKVTRTALQAAGSVAGLMITTEVMVADAPAEGGAAAPAMPDMGGMGGMGGMM from the coding sequence ATGTCTAAAGACGTATTTTTTGGCGACGACGCTCGCTCTCGTATGCTGAACGGCGTGAATGTCCTCGCCGACGCAGTTAAAGCAACTCTGGGGCCCAAGGGCCGCAACGTAATTCTGGACAAGGCATTCGGTGCACCCACCGTAACCAAGGACGGTGTGTCCGTAGCAAAAGAAATCGAACTGGCTGACAAGTTCGAAAACATGGGCGCGCAGATGGTCAAGGAAGTTGCTTCCCAGGCTTCCGACGCCGCAGGTGACGGTACTACCACTGCTACCGTATTGGCCCAGTCCATCGTTAACGAAGGCCTGAAATCTGTTGCCGCTGGCATGAATCCCATGGACCTGAAACGCGGTATCGACAAGGCGGTTGCCGCAGCGGTTGAGCAGGTATCTACTGCCTCTATCCCTTGTGCAGACACCAAAGCTATTGCCCAGGTTGGCACCATCTCTGCCAACTCCGACGTCCAGGTTGGCGACATTATCGCCGAAGCCATGGAAAAAGTTGGCAAGGAAGGCGTTATTACTGTTGAAGAAGGTTCCGGTCTCGAAAATGAGCTGGACGTGGTTGAAGGTATGCAGTTTGACCGCGGCTACCTGTCCCCTTACTTCATCAACAATCAGGACAGCATGAGCGTTGAAGCTGAAGCGCCCTTCATCCTGCTGGTCGACAAGAAAATCTCCAACATTCGCGAACTGCTGCCTCTGCTGGAGCAGGTAGCCAAGGCCTCCAAGCCGCTGGTTATCATCGCTGAAGATGTTGAAGGCGAAGCGCTGGCTACCCTGGTAGTGAACAACATGCGTGGCATCGTGAAAGTAGCAGCCTGTAAAGCACCTGGCTTCGGCGATCGTCGCAAGGCCATGCTGCAGGATATCGCCATTCTGACCGGCGGTACTGTGATCTCCGAAGAAGTGGGTATGGATCTTGAATCTGCCACTCTTGAGCACCTGGGCAGCGCCAAGCGCGTGACCATGGATAAGGACAACAGCACCATCATCGATGGCGCTGGCGACCACGGCGCAATCACTGCGCGCGTTAATGAGGTTCGCACTCAGATCGAAAATACTTCTTCCGATTACGATCGCGAGAAGCTGCAGGAGCGCGTGGCCAAGCTGGCTGGCGGTGTTGCAGTGATCAAGGTTGGCGCTGCCACCGAAATCGAGATGAAAGAGAAGAAAGCTCGCGTTGAAGATGCTCTGCATGCTACTCGCGCTGCGGTTGAAGAAGGTGTTGTTGCCGGTGGTGGTGTTGCCCTGGTTCGCGCAATCGCTGCTATCGCTGAACTGAAAGGCGACAACGAAGACCAGAACCACGGTATCGCAGCAGCCCTGCGCGCCATGGAAGGTCCTCTGCGCCAGATCGTCGGCAACGCCGGTGATGAGGCCTCTGTTGTGCTGGACAAGATCCGTCAGGGTGAAGGTAACTTCGGTTACAACGCCGCGACCGGTGAGTACGGCGATATGATCGAGATGGGTATCCTGGATCCAGCTAAAGTGACTCGTACCGCACTGCAAGCCGCTGGTTCTGTTGCTGGTCTGATGATCACCACAGAAGTCATGGTTGCCGATGCACCTGCTGAAGGCGGCGCGGCTGCACCAGCAATGCCTGACATGGGCGGCATGGGCGGCATGGGCGGCATGATGTAA
- a CDS encoding AmpG family muropeptide MFS transporter: MSEAVGGWRATVFNRRMAICIFTGFSSGLPLYVLIQLIPAWLREGGVSLTEIGFFALVLMPYNWKFLWAPFLDRWELPLLGRRRGWLLLFQLGLLFSIGVLGWFQPGSQTATIAWAAVLVALFGASQDVVIDAYRREILPDEELGLGNSIHVQAYRLAGLVPGSLSLILADILPWDSVFWITAAFMVIGIGMTLAVSEPNTERPPPMGIYGSVVAPFKEYLQRKGWSALVLILSFMFLYKLGDNMATALATPFYLDLGFSMTEIGLVAKNAALWPAIFGGLLGGGLMIRLGINRALWLFGVVQVVSILGFAVLAASGAKLWLLALVIGFEYLGVGLGTAAFTAFIARETSRMYAATQFALFTALAALPRTFANASTGWIVEQIGWVEFFFLCAVLALPGMLLLFWVAPWHRNEAAGA; encoded by the coding sequence TTGAGCGAAGCAGTAGGCGGCTGGCGCGCAACGGTATTCAATCGCCGCATGGCAATCTGTATCTTCACCGGTTTTTCATCCGGCTTGCCGCTCTACGTCCTGATTCAGCTTATCCCAGCGTGGCTGCGTGAGGGCGGAGTCTCGCTGACAGAGATCGGCTTTTTCGCGCTGGTCCTCATGCCCTATAACTGGAAGTTCCTTTGGGCCCCTTTCCTCGATCGCTGGGAGCTGCCTTTGCTGGGGCGTCGGCGCGGTTGGCTCTTGCTGTTCCAGTTAGGCCTGCTGTTTTCGATTGGCGTGCTGGGTTGGTTCCAGCCCGGCTCACAAACGGCCACGATCGCCTGGGCGGCAGTACTGGTAGCGCTGTTTGGCGCCAGCCAGGATGTGGTGATCGATGCTTATCGGCGTGAAATCCTCCCCGATGAAGAGCTCGGGCTTGGCAATTCAATCCATGTTCAGGCCTACCGACTGGCGGGACTTGTTCCCGGTTCCCTGTCTCTGATTCTGGCGGATATTCTGCCCTGGGACTCGGTGTTCTGGATTACAGCTGCGTTCATGGTTATCGGCATTGGCATGACGCTGGCTGTGTCGGAGCCGAATACCGAGCGACCCCCGCCCATGGGGATCTATGGCTCGGTAGTGGCGCCGTTCAAGGAGTACTTGCAGCGTAAAGGCTGGTCGGCGCTGGTGCTCATTCTCAGCTTTATGTTCCTGTATAAGCTCGGTGACAATATGGCCACCGCGCTAGCCACGCCATTTTATCTCGATCTGGGTTTCAGTATGACCGAGATTGGTCTGGTGGCGAAAAATGCGGCTCTGTGGCCGGCTATTTTTGGCGGCCTACTAGGCGGTGGTTTGATGATTCGCCTGGGCATTAATCGTGCCCTGTGGTTGTTTGGCGTGGTGCAGGTGGTCAGTATTCTGGGCTTTGCCGTGCTCGCAGCCAGCGGTGCGAAACTCTGGCTGCTGGCCCTGGTGATCGGCTTTGAGTATCTCGGCGTTGGGCTGGGCACCGCTGCCTTTACCGCATTCATAGCGCGCGAAACGTCGAGAATGTATGCCGCCACGCAATTTGCCCTGTTTACAGCGCTGGCGGCGCTGCCGCGAACGTTTGCCAATGCCAGCACCGGTTGGATCGTGGAACAGATCGGCTGGGTGGAGTTTTTCTTCCTGTGTGCGGTGCTGGCTCTGCCCGGTATGTTGCTCCTGTTCTGGGTTGCTCCCTGGCACAGGAACGAGGCGGCGGGGGCGTGA
- a CDS encoding co-chaperone GroES, whose product MSIRPLYDRVVIRRNAEEETTAGGILLPGSAKEKPNQGEIVAVGEGKALDSGEVRPLAVKVGDTVVFGQYAGSNTIEIDGEELVIMGESEIFAVVE is encoded by the coding sequence ATGAGTATTCGCCCCCTGTATGACCGTGTGGTCATTCGTCGCAACGCAGAGGAAGAAACTACCGCAGGCGGAATTTTGCTGCCCGGTTCCGCGAAGGAAAAGCCCAATCAGGGCGAAATTGTCGCGGTAGGTGAAGGCAAGGCTCTGGACAGCGGCGAAGTTCGCCCTCTGGCCGTTAAGGTCGGTGACACCGTGGTATTCGGTCAGTACGCCGGCAGCAACACTATCGAAATCGATGGTGAAGAATTAGTCATCATGGGTGAGAGCGAAATCTTCGCGGTTGTTGAGTAA
- a CDS encoding MGMT family protein has product MTSLNTDINERIWQVVSLIPEGKVSTYGDIAHKAGLPGAARRVGRALQGLPEDTRIPWHRVINAQGRISLPEGSASQYTQRDRLEAEGISFRPNKSIDLRRYRWD; this is encoded by the coding sequence GTGACAAGCTTGAACACTGATATCAACGAACGTATCTGGCAGGTTGTCTCACTCATCCCCGAGGGGAAGGTGTCGACCTATGGCGATATAGCCCACAAGGCTGGACTGCCGGGCGCTGCACGCAGAGTCGGCCGGGCGCTTCAGGGGTTACCCGAAGACACCCGTATTCCATGGCACCGCGTGATCAATGCCCAGGGCCGCATTTCCCTGCCAGAAGGTTCCGCATCGCAGTATACCCAAAGGGACAGGCTGGAGGCAGAGGGCATCAGCTTTCGGCCCAACAAATCTATTGATCTTCGTCGTTATCGCTGGGACTGA
- a CDS encoding glycosyltransferase, translated as MSKPKKLIVVLGAHRSGTSLCAAAIEALGADACLGEHYANAENSKGFFEHPDIVDFNDRLLSHLGGSWDNPLFDGAAAIASADLAGWSEAGSNLLQGIYGKASVAVLKDPRVCQLLDFWKPVFVAAGYESADVYYVHTLRDPVEVALSQRSRALANEDFYEFGRELPEGAALWLSLTAQALSATQRESVYYVSYAGLMTAAENLLEQLMDFTGLQAEPARARAFCESFVDSELYRSSADIDSRELLQRKIPQVLAFDAALAPVLDGGRHIDAVLEACLAIANATETRCAMMDAVSPALSRLSDSCRDDRLERRRGEDVITDLQAQASELAENARRMQQEHQAVVEPLEAEVKSLQAGTGQLQTQLAEQGTEIARVSQVAEEHWETIGELETTLEEGRAEWTRLEDELGNEIISLGEQRDFLDERIHEMEQSSSWRLTRPLRSLSFRLQRLRAWSSGQWVQLRLKAILLYHRMSLRQPAVAWTIRRLVRPFFRLTNRLLNVEARDMHTPASAGLLTPMRYQQEEEAEDFDPLVSVIVPNYNHAPYLRLRLESIFSQTYENYEVILLDDASSDDSAEVLREFHERYPSKSTLVINEENSGGVFHQWERGLNLAAGDIVWIAESDDWCTENFLETLVPYFENEAITLAYARTVFMDGEGEKQIWSINEYLHDIDPQRWNAPIVETGPAMVRQAFAVKNIVPNVSSALFRTPRQLEILKDPQWRKMRTCGDWVLYLHLLRGGMLAYSPEACNYYRQHGQNTSVKSHSEDEFYREHELVAKTVQRYFSVPAEVFSNLRDNLEIHWRETRGEYTHEALESCYSLARIEAEAKERAPNLLMASYAFCSGGGETFPVSLANIMKQHGYNVTYLDCAREPRIEGVYQKLRKDIPIVSDFGQLERIIDDFEIDLVHSHHAWMDSTILDILPEDVACKTVVTLHGMYETINEYDLRPILPRLVKRSARLIYVAEKNLEAIDRHGLLQYARTSCIDNALEHETFEVITRQNIGVPDDAFVFTLVSRAMAEKGWQEAIDAVEIARSQSDADIHLLLVGDGPEYDRLLNVELPGHVHLQGFQRNVRGYFALADVGFLPSRFRGESFPLVIIECLQTGVPFLASDLGEISRMLSSQAGPAGSVVPLQGDDIDIAALAAEMARLSSEPTYYAELRAAVAAAASKFDPAVLARKHDEAYRLALQEPGPRDTA; from the coding sequence ATGTCCAAGCCCAAAAAGCTGATTGTGGTACTCGGCGCGCATCGTTCTGGTACATCCCTGTGCGCAGCCGCTATTGAAGCCCTGGGAGCAGACGCCTGCCTGGGTGAACACTATGCTAATGCTGAGAACAGCAAAGGCTTTTTTGAGCACCCGGATATCGTTGATTTCAACGACCGGTTGTTGAGCCACCTGGGCGGTAGTTGGGACAATCCCCTGTTTGATGGCGCTGCAGCTATTGCCTCCGCAGATCTGGCAGGGTGGTCTGAGGCGGGTTCCAATCTGTTACAGGGCATTTACGGCAAGGCATCCGTGGCGGTTCTCAAGGATCCCCGGGTGTGCCAGCTGCTCGATTTCTGGAAACCCGTATTTGTTGCTGCCGGATACGAGTCTGCTGATGTTTATTACGTCCACACCCTACGCGACCCGGTTGAAGTCGCGCTGTCCCAGCGCAGTCGTGCCCTGGCGAATGAAGATTTTTATGAGTTTGGTCGGGAGCTGCCTGAGGGCGCAGCCCTGTGGCTCTCGCTGACGGCTCAGGCCTTGTCGGCTACCCAGCGAGAATCTGTGTATTACGTCTCTTACGCGGGGCTAATGACAGCTGCAGAGAACCTTCTCGAGCAACTAATGGACTTTACCGGGCTGCAAGCTGAGCCGGCCAGGGCTCGGGCTTTTTGCGAGAGCTTTGTTGATAGTGAGCTTTATCGCAGTAGTGCGGACATAGATTCACGTGAGCTGCTGCAGCGGAAAATACCCCAAGTGTTGGCGTTCGACGCAGCGTTGGCGCCCGTTCTAGATGGGGGGCGGCATATCGACGCCGTACTTGAGGCTTGTCTCGCCATCGCGAATGCGACCGAAACGCGCTGTGCCATGATGGACGCAGTGAGCCCGGCGCTGTCCCGCCTGAGTGATAGTTGTCGTGATGATCGCCTTGAGCGCAGGCGCGGTGAAGATGTCATCACTGACCTGCAGGCGCAAGCAAGTGAGCTGGCAGAGAACGCCCGGAGAATGCAGCAAGAGCATCAGGCAGTGGTGGAACCGCTGGAAGCCGAGGTTAAATCGTTACAAGCCGGTACCGGCCAGTTGCAAACACAATTGGCCGAACAAGGCACTGAGATTGCCCGAGTCAGCCAGGTGGCCGAGGAACATTGGGAGACTATTGGTGAGCTTGAAACAACTCTGGAAGAAGGCCGAGCAGAATGGACTCGTCTCGAAGATGAATTGGGGAATGAAATTATCTCGCTGGGTGAGCAGCGTGATTTTCTCGACGAACGTATCCATGAGATGGAGCAGTCAAGCTCATGGCGTCTGACACGCCCACTGCGAAGCCTTAGCTTTCGCCTCCAGCGCCTGAGAGCCTGGTCTTCGGGTCAGTGGGTACAGCTTCGGCTAAAAGCGATTTTGCTCTATCACCGCATGAGTTTGCGTCAACCCGCGGTGGCCTGGACAATCCGTCGGCTGGTGCGACCCTTCTTCCGCCTCACTAATAGGCTGCTGAATGTTGAAGCCAGGGATATGCACACGCCTGCAAGTGCAGGGTTGCTGACACCGATGCGTTATCAGCAAGAAGAAGAGGCCGAGGATTTTGACCCGCTAGTTTCGGTGATCGTTCCCAATTACAACCATGCGCCATACCTGCGGCTCCGCCTGGAATCGATCTTCTCTCAGACTTACGAGAACTATGAAGTGATCTTGCTGGACGATGCCTCCAGTGACGACAGTGCCGAGGTCCTGCGTGAATTCCACGAGCGCTACCCATCGAAGTCGACGTTGGTGATTAACGAGGAGAATTCAGGGGGTGTCTTTCACCAGTGGGAACGCGGCCTGAATCTTGCCGCTGGGGATATCGTCTGGATCGCGGAAAGCGATGACTGGTGCACGGAAAATTTCCTCGAGACCCTGGTGCCGTATTTCGAAAACGAGGCCATTACGCTTGCCTATGCGCGCACTGTGTTCATGGATGGTGAGGGTGAGAAACAGATCTGGTCGATCAATGAATACCTCCACGATATCGATCCGCAGCGCTGGAATGCGCCTATAGTCGAGACCGGGCCGGCCATGGTGCGGCAGGCATTCGCGGTCAAAAACATCGTGCCTAATGTAAGCTCGGCCCTGTTCCGCACGCCGCGGCAACTCGAGATATTGAAGGATCCGCAGTGGCGCAAAATGCGCACATGTGGCGACTGGGTGCTTTATCTGCACTTGCTGCGTGGCGGCATGTTGGCTTACTCGCCGGAGGCCTGTAATTACTACCGCCAGCACGGTCAGAATACATCCGTAAAGTCGCATTCAGAGGACGAGTTCTATCGTGAACACGAACTCGTTGCGAAAACGGTGCAGCGCTATTTTTCTGTGCCGGCAGAAGTCTTCTCAAATCTGCGGGACAACCTGGAAATTCACTGGCGTGAAACTCGTGGAGAATATACCCACGAGGCGCTGGAGAGTTGCTACAGCCTTGCGCGCATAGAAGCGGAAGCTAAGGAGCGCGCGCCTAACCTGCTGATGGCTTCCTATGCCTTCTGTTCAGGTGGCGGCGAAACATTTCCGGTAAGCCTCGCCAATATAATGAAGCAGCACGGTTACAACGTCACTTACCTCGACTGCGCGCGTGAGCCTCGTATTGAAGGCGTCTATCAGAAATTGCGCAAGGACATACCGATCGTATCCGACTTCGGGCAGCTCGAACGAATCATCGATGATTTCGAGATCGACCTTGTGCATTCACATCACGCCTGGATGGATAGCACCATCCTCGATATTTTGCCCGAGGATGTTGCTTGCAAAACCGTGGTGACACTTCATGGTATGTACGAAACGATCAATGAATACGACCTGCGGCCGATACTTCCGCGCCTGGTCAAGCGCAGTGCGCGCCTGATCTACGTGGCGGAGAAAAACCTGGAGGCGATCGACAGGCACGGCTTGTTGCAGTACGCCCGCACCAGCTGTATCGACAACGCCCTGGAGCATGAAACTTTCGAGGTCATCACTCGTCAAAACATTGGCGTGCCAGACGATGCATTTGTGTTCACTCTGGTGAGCAGGGCGATGGCTGAAAAAGGCTGGCAGGAGGCAATCGATGCCGTTGAGATCGCCCGAAGCCAGAGTGATGCCGATATTCACTTGCTGTTGGTGGGGGACGGCCCCGAATATGACCGTCTGCTCAACGTTGAGCTTCCGGGCCATGTTCACTTGCAGGGCTTCCAGCGCAATGTGCGTGGCTATTTCGCGCTGGCAGATGTCGGATTTCTACCCTCTCGCTTTCGCGGCGAGAGCTTTCCGCTGGTGATTATTGAGTGCCTGCAAACAGGTGTTCCGTTTCTGGCCTCGGATCTGGGAGAAATTTCCCGAATGCTGTCGAGCCAGGCCGGCCCGGCCGGAAGCGTTGTACCCCTGCAGGGTGATGACATCGATATAGCGGCCCTGGCAGCGGAGATGGCGCGCCTGTCGAGCGAGCCGACATACTATGCTGAACTGCGGGCTGCTGTAGCGGCAGCCGCCAGTAAATTTGATCCAGCGGTGCTTGCTCGCAAGCACGATGAGGCTTATCGCCTTGCGCTGCAGGAACCGGGCCCGCGGGACACCGCCTGA
- a CDS encoding sulfotransferase: MKKKLYVHIGMGKTGTTALQNFFWDNRKALSSLDICYPRLGTMSNAHHLLSPHIPRFLEDEWDFQKVEDWAPKLADCTEGSVLLSSELMAWAEESKARRFCAQVSAWFDVHVVVYLRRQDNIIMASYNQQIKAGPQKRRIDLIYRKQSERFDYLKVLAPWADSLEPGRLIVRPYEREQFHKGDIRRDFMYHVFRQEIEEESFSLKKGNSNPRLSLAAGEYKRMVNTLVTEPKKNDRFNQLLMQFSAEKDQSSTSYFSSQSLLSPAQRREVLDASRHANEVIAKEYFGRPDGRLFYEDEPSGDESWPGIDLSREDAEEITAYIKGQDAKLMRHLASKITAHKDDLAYQIRHSARFLSHSVLSAAQAVPVYRIAREDASPIVIGGLGGSGTRLVVTLLRKMGVHFGGELNESLDNLWFTLLFLRRSLLLKSDDEVEKLCWLFANGMRHGVELSDELRSLLDEASALDRGPVVPFEHLQRARDTLLRSPTHDRRHEHWGWKEPNSHILLPHLDRCFPEMKYVYVVRNGLDMAFSDNQNQLKYFWGELMLDQPFEPGPEAALRYWVASHKRMQGFRKRMGHRLHFLSFDRLCADPEGELEALREFAAIQISKKELSEIADSVRAPATAGRFRSEDLSRFDPADVDFVRHMGFDVD; the protein is encoded by the coding sequence ATGAAGAAGAAGTTGTACGTGCATATCGGCATGGGTAAGACCGGTACCACGGCATTGCAGAATTTCTTCTGGGATAATCGCAAGGCGCTTTCCAGCCTCGATATCTGTTACCCGCGCCTCGGCACTATGTCCAACGCGCACCATCTACTGTCGCCACATATTCCACGTTTTCTCGAAGACGAGTGGGATTTCCAGAAAGTAGAGGACTGGGCGCCGAAGCTTGCCGACTGCACTGAAGGGAGTGTTCTACTGTCTTCCGAGCTCATGGCCTGGGCCGAGGAATCCAAGGCCCGACGCTTCTGTGCTCAGGTTTCAGCATGGTTTGATGTGCACGTCGTGGTGTACCTGCGGCGGCAGGACAATATCATCATGGCTAGCTACAACCAGCAGATCAAGGCGGGGCCACAGAAGCGCCGTATCGATCTCATTTATCGCAAGCAGTCGGAGCGCTTTGATTACCTCAAGGTGCTCGCGCCCTGGGCCGACTCCCTGGAACCCGGCAGGCTCATCGTGCGCCCCTATGAGCGCGAGCAGTTCCACAAGGGCGATATTCGCCGTGATTTTATGTATCACGTGTTTCGCCAGGAGATCGAGGAGGAATCTTTCAGCCTCAAGAAAGGTAATTCCAATCCGCGCCTTTCGCTCGCCGCTGGCGAATACAAGCGGATGGTGAATACTCTGGTCACCGAACCAAAGAAAAATGACCGCTTCAATCAGTTGCTGATGCAGTTCTCAGCAGAGAAGGACCAGTCATCCACCAGCTATTTTTCCAGCCAGTCGTTGCTCTCCCCGGCCCAGCGCAGGGAGGTGCTTGATGCCAGTCGGCACGCCAATGAAGTGATCGCCAAAGAGTACTTTGGCCGACCTGACGGGCGCCTGTTTTATGAGGACGAGCCCAGCGGTGATGAATCCTGGCCCGGAATCGATCTGTCTCGCGAAGATGCGGAGGAAATTACCGCTTATATCAAGGGGCAGGACGCCAAGCTGATGCGTCACCTGGCGAGTAAGATCACGGCGCACAAGGACGACCTGGCCTACCAGATTAGGCACTCGGCCAGGTTCCTCTCCCACAGTGTTCTATCTGCTGCACAGGCGGTCCCGGTGTATCGCATTGCACGCGAGGACGCTTCGCCTATCGTGATTGGCGGCCTCGGGGGCAGCGGTACGCGCCTGGTGGTAACCCTGTTGCGAAAAATGGGTGTGCACTTCGGTGGAGAACTCAATGAGTCGCTGGATAATCTCTGGTTCACGCTGTTGTTCCTGCGACGCTCTCTATTGCTGAAGTCCGATGACGAGGTGGAAAAGCTCTGCTGGTTGTTTGCCAACGGTATGCGCCATGGCGTCGAGCTCTCGGATGAGCTCAGGTCGCTGCTGGATGAGGCCAGTGCGCTGGACAGAGGTCCGGTGGTGCCTTTCGAGCATCTGCAGCGCGCTCGCGATACCCTGTTGCGCAGCCCGACCCACGACCGCAGGCACGAGCACTGGGGTTGGAAGGAGCCCAACTCCCATATCCTGTTGCCGCACCTGGATCGCTGCTTTCCCGAGATGAAATACGTGTATGTCGTGCGCAACGGTTTGGATATGGCGTTCAGTGACAATCAAAACCAGTTGAAGTACTTCTGGGGCGAACTCATGTTGGATCAGCCGTTTGAGCCAGGCCCTGAAGCCGCCCTGCGCTACTGGGTGGCCAGCCACAAACGGATGCAGGGCTTCCGCAAGCGGATGGGCCATCGCCTGCACTTTTTGAGCTTTGACCGCCTGTGTGCTGATCCCGAGGGAGAGCTCGAAGCGCTGCGCGAGTTCGCCGCCATTCAGATCAGCAAGAAGGAACTGTCGGAGATTGCGGACTCTGTCCGAGCGCCTGCAACGGCTGGGCGCTTCCGCAGTGAAGACCTGTCCCGGTTTGATCCCGCCGATGTCGACTTTGTGCGACACATGGGTTTTGATGTTGACTGA